In one Zobellia galactanivorans genomic region, the following are encoded:
- a CDS encoding sulfatase-like hydrolase/transferase: MMKKNTIKKTFAASIYLLFGCMLFAQEKPNIIWLMAEDMSLDLECYGMKGVKTPNLNKMAEEGVKFENCFVTNPICSPSRSAMLTGTHQVKINAHHHRSNRDVPLDERFKPFTYWLRKAGYTTILGHHGVMGKGRKIDANFKHEAIGPWDGKTQFGLFDKYDTFEKEDQPFFAQIQLVASHRGDWWDEVRENSKHPVDPADVELPKFMADDPVIRLDWAKYLDQIEFLDHEVGMIFQELEDKGMADNTVVIFIGDNGRCNIRGKGYLQDPGLHIPLIVYYPKDLKAGQVRRDVVSATDITATVLDFADVKIPDYMTGKPIFDKNFKREYVYGARDLWDEIEEKSRAITSGEWKYIRNDMPEVPFDAHQAYLEFYRPAVHRMRALKAEGKLNESQKLFFAPRKDKEELYDLKNDPQELHNLAEDPKYDKVLQKMRQKTLEFDRQMEPVSSVYHPVHAISVDALEWVKKERPEDYQRMLAGEEIGFKKAVEGYKASLK, encoded by the coding sequence ATGATGAAAAAAAACACGATAAAAAAGACGTTTGCAGCCAGTATATACCTTTTGTTCGGCTGTATGCTCTTCGCCCAGGAAAAGCCCAATATCATCTGGCTCATGGCCGAAGATATGAGCCTTGACCTTGAATGCTACGGTATGAAAGGCGTAAAGACCCCCAACCTTAACAAAATGGCGGAGGAAGGCGTCAAATTTGAAAATTGCTTTGTGACCAACCCCATCTGTTCGCCCAGTCGTTCGGCCATGCTGACCGGCACGCATCAGGTAAAAATCAACGCCCATCACCATAGAAGCAACAGGGACGTACCCTTAGACGAACGGTTCAAACCTTTCACCTATTGGCTAAGAAAAGCTGGCTATACCACTATTTTGGGTCATCACGGGGTAATGGGCAAAGGCCGTAAGATAGATGCCAATTTCAAGCACGAGGCCATCGGTCCTTGGGACGGAAAAACACAGTTCGGCCTCTTCGACAAATACGACACCTTTGAAAAGGAAGACCAACCCTTCTTTGCACAAATCCAACTTGTGGCCAGCCATAGGGGCGATTGGTGGGACGAAGTCCGCGAAAACTCAAAACACCCCGTAGACCCAGCCGACGTCGAGCTGCCCAAGTTTATGGCAGACGACCCCGTCATTCGTTTGGATTGGGCCAAATACCTAGACCAAATCGAGTTTTTGGACCATGAAGTCGGCATGATCTTTCAAGAACTGGAAGACAAAGGAATGGCCGACAATACCGTGGTCATTTTTATCGGTGACAACGGCCGTTGTAATATACGGGGCAAAGGATACCTGCAAGACCCGGGGTTGCACATTCCCCTAATCGTGTATTACCCCAAAGACCTAAAAGCGGGCCAGGTGAGACGGGATGTGGTTTCGGCTACGGATATCACCGCAACCGTATTGGATTTTGCCGATGTAAAAATTCCCGACTACATGACCGGTAAACCCATATTCGATAAAAACTTCAAACGCGAATACGTCTATGGAGCCCGGGACCTATGGGATGAAATAGAAGAGAAATCGCGTGCCATTACCTCGGGCGAATGGAAATACATCCGCAACGACATGCCCGAAGTACCCTTCGACGCCCATCAGGCCTATTTGGAATTCTACCGCCCTGCGGTACACCGAATGCGTGCCCTAAAGGCCGAAGGCAAACTGAACGAAAGCCAAAAGTTGTTCTTTGCGCCTCGCAAGGACAAAGAAGAGTTGTACGACCTAAAAAACGACCCCCAGGAATTGCACAACTTGGCCGAAGACCCCAAATATGACAAGGTGCTTCAAAAGATGCGCCAAAAGACCTTGGAGTTTGACCGGCAAATGGAACCCGTAAGCTCGGTTTACCATCCGGTACACGCCATTTCCGTAGATGCTCTCGAATGGGTGAAAAAGGAAAGGCCTGAAGACTACCAAAGAATGTTAGCCGGTGAAGAAATAGGCTTTAAAAAAGCTGTAGAAGGCTATAAAGCCAGTCTTAAGTAG
- a CDS encoding sulfatase, with protein MKNTLFLAALFISIFKGIAQEQPNIVLLFVDDYGWADVGFRNPKFHTPNIDQLKKDGLNFNRAYIATPTCSPSRASLLTGKEPVRFQMVRHIIDSKEKAAKNNVPGGEFNLWPTDPVQMPSRNWLPLEEVTYAERLKEFGYYNMFIGKWHLGSKKYHPVHQGFDAQYGTGDHGHPGNYYAPFFKKGNPLPDSPEGTYLTDVLTDGAEKFIGEYDKEQPFMLSLWYYNVHGPHIGRKDWVERYKKEGLTGKDAEYAAMVSTMDESVGRVRKAIEAKGIADNTVIILLSDQGGYFSNAPLSGGKTGGNTLGEGGARVPFIVHYPGVTTPGISCDVPVQSIDLFPTLVEIASGKKPKTKDIQGKSLMPLLQGKKFKERNLFFFRSYEDQYTAIMNGDWKMVKYHSGRHDLFNIRTDRSESKNLIDIEVDRAKKMKKQLEKWEKEAVPEF; from the coding sequence ATGAAAAATACCCTTTTTTTAGCGGCACTCTTTATCAGCATTTTTAAAGGTATAGCCCAAGAACAACCGAACATCGTATTGCTCTTTGTAGACGATTACGGCTGGGCCGATGTTGGATTTAGAAACCCGAAATTTCATACGCCGAACATCGACCAGCTCAAAAAAGATGGCTTGAACTTTAACCGGGCCTACATCGCTACACCTACCTGTAGTCCAAGCAGGGCTTCGCTCTTAACGGGCAAGGAACCCGTGCGGTTTCAAATGGTACGCCACATCATAGACAGTAAAGAAAAAGCCGCCAAGAACAACGTACCCGGGGGGGAATTCAACCTATGGCCTACCGATCCGGTACAAATGCCCTCCAGAAATTGGTTGCCCTTAGAGGAAGTTACCTATGCCGAGCGACTTAAAGAATTCGGCTATTACAATATGTTTATTGGGAAATGGCATTTGGGAAGCAAAAAGTACCATCCCGTTCATCAAGGTTTCGATGCGCAATACGGCACCGGAGACCACGGCCACCCTGGAAATTATTATGCACCCTTCTTTAAAAAAGGAAATCCGCTACCCGATTCCCCCGAAGGCACCTACCTGACCGATGTGTTGACCGATGGTGCGGAAAAATTCATTGGCGAATACGATAAAGAACAGCCCTTTATGCTATCGCTTTGGTACTATAACGTGCACGGGCCACATATAGGCCGAAAAGACTGGGTGGAACGCTATAAAAAGGAAGGCTTAACCGGTAAGGACGCCGAGTATGCCGCCATGGTCAGTACTATGGACGAATCGGTAGGCAGGGTCAGAAAGGCCATCGAAGCGAAAGGTATCGCCGACAATACCGTTATCATATTGCTATCGGATCAAGGCGGTTATTTTAGCAATGCTCCCTTATCGGGAGGAAAAACCGGAGGCAATACCCTCGGTGAAGGTGGGGCCAGGGTTCCGTTTATCGTTCACTATCCCGGGGTGACCACACCAGGTATTTCATGTGATGTCCCGGTGCAATCCATTGACCTTTTCCCGACTTTGGTAGAGATCGCTTCCGGCAAAAAACCAAAGACAAAGGATATTCAAGGCAAAAGCCTGATGCCCCTGCTTCAAGGTAAGAAATTCAAGGAACGCAACCTGTTCTTTTTCCGAAGTTATGAAGACCAATATACCGCCATTATGAACGGCGACTGGAAGATGGTCAAATACCACAGTGGCCGACACGACCTATTCAATATTAGAACGGATAGGAGCGAATCGAAAAACCTTATCGATATAGAAGTAGATCGGGCCAAGAAGATGAAGAAGCAACTCGAAAAATGGGAAAAAGAGGCGGTACCTGAATTTTGA